In the Paenibacillus sp. FSL R7-0337 genome, AGAGGCACTCCTATATGCGGCAGCAAGAAGCCAGCATCTGGCGCAGGTAGTCGAGCCTGCCTTGCAGGAGGGAATTACCGTGCTCTGCGACCGTTTTGTAGATAGCAGTCTGGTTTACCAGGGTTACGCCAGAGGGCTGGGCATCGAAGAGGTGCGGGGGATTAACCGGTTTGCGACTGGCGGGAGAATGCCCGATCTTACCTTTTACCTGGATGTAGATCCTGAAGTGGGCCTATCTCGGATTGCCGCCAATCAGAACCGGGAAGTGAACCGGCTGGATCTGGAGAGCCTTGAGTTCCACCAGAAGGTAAAAGCGGGCTATGAGCTGGTTATCGGCTCCGATCCGGAGCGGATTGTAGTCCTTGATGCCAATCGTCCCATCCATATGGTGGAGCAGGATATTGTACGTGTACTGAAGGACAGGATATTAAAGGATTTCTAAGGTGTTTTGTCAAATAGAACATAGAGGTATAATGAATGAACAGGGCTTCTCTGCAGATTGAACTAATGCTGTGCGGAAAGCCTGTGAACATAACTAATAGGAGGGGATACGAAGATGAATTTGATCATTGCAATTATCCAGGATAAAGACAGCAACCGGCTATCCAGTGAACTGGTGAAGGCGAACTTCCGCGCCACCAAGCTGGCCAGTACAGGCGGATTTCTCCGTGCGGGTAACACTACCTTTTTGATTGGGGTAGATGATATT is a window encoding:
- the tmk gene encoding dTMP kinase, with protein sequence MKREGFFITLEGGDGSGKTTVLGRVAAYLQNHSMPYLITREPGGIEIAEKIRSIILDPAHTAMDARTEALLYAAARSQHLAQVVEPALQEGITVLCDRFVDSSLVYQGYARGLGIEEVRGINRFATGGRMPDLTFYLDVDPEVGLSRIAANQNREVNRLDLESLEFHQKVKAGYELVIGSDPERIVVLDANRPIHMVEQDIVRVLKDRILKDF